From Methanocella paludicola SANAE, a single genomic window includes:
- a CDS encoding class I SAM-dependent methyltransferase: protein MSNASQKQDNEKFSYLDLLASLGSAKHIGGRGATEKLIGEAGIKPGSYVLDVGCGMGKTSCMLAGMGCRVVGVDIMPRMIKESKARAWQTGVSDKTTFVECDARSLPFEPETFDAVVVESVTVFMDDVERAIKGYYRVVKPGGIVCDNEVCVTREALEKMGDRVDDLKSVFTAFGSTTSKGMLTFEDWKEIYESQFGGVKASHYLMDMNTEMETRREDGFKTFAAAIKSMWLYMTNPDAKRIIDEGNKMGQFMGEFGYGLFICRKNA from the coding sequence ATGAGCAATGCCAGTCAAAAGCAGGATAATGAAAAGTTTTCATATCTCGACCTTTTGGCCTCCCTGGGCTCGGCCAAGCACATCGGCGGGCGGGGGGCCACGGAGAAGCTGATCGGCGAGGCGGGCATAAAGCCGGGGTCGTACGTGCTGGACGTGGGCTGCGGCATGGGCAAGACGTCGTGTATGCTGGCCGGCATGGGATGCCGGGTCGTGGGCGTGGACATCATGCCGAGGATGATAAAGGAATCGAAGGCCCGTGCCTGGCAGACGGGCGTATCCGATAAAACGACTTTTGTGGAATGCGATGCCCGGTCGCTGCCGTTCGAGCCGGAGACCTTCGATGCCGTCGTGGTGGAGTCGGTGACCGTCTTCATGGACGACGTGGAGCGGGCGATCAAGGGCTATTATCGCGTCGTAAAGCCCGGCGGGATCGTGTGCGATAACGAGGTATGCGTGACCCGTGAGGCGCTAGAAAAGATGGGCGACCGGGTGGATGATCTCAAGTCGGTCTTCACGGCGTTCGGCTCCACGACCAGTAAAGGCATGCTCACTTTCGAGGACTGGAAAGAGATCTATGAAAGCCAGTTCGGCGGCGTGAAGGCCAGCCACTACCTCATGGACATGAACACCGAGATGGAGACCCGGCGGGAGGACGGCTTTAAGACGTTCGCCGCCGCCATCAAGTCCATGTGGCTCTACATGACCAACCCGGATGCAAAAAGAATCATCGACGAGGGCAATAAGATGGGGCAGTTCATGGGCGAGTTCGGTTACGGCTTGTTCATTTGCCGCAAGAATGCATAA
- the psmB gene encoding archaeal proteasome endopeptidase complex subunit beta, with protein sequence MDDKQYKGTTTVGIICNNGLVLATERRATMGNLIASRDAQKIYQLTDNIAMTIAGSVGDGQRLARMLQAESKLFELRRHGPMSINALSMLLSNLLWEYRIFYIQVLVGGVDKSGPKLFSLDPAGGRITEVKFSSTGSGSPLAYGVLEDRYKQDMSVEQGVELAAKALESAMKRDSASGNGMQFCVITPGKVEIFEREVGKQVCNS encoded by the coding sequence ATGGACGATAAACAGTATAAAGGCACTACCACAGTCGGTATAATTTGCAATAACGGGCTCGTCCTGGCCACCGAGAGAAGGGCCACGATGGGCAACCTCATCGCAAGCCGCGATGCCCAGAAGATATACCAGCTGACGGACAACATCGCGATGACCATCGCGGGGTCGGTCGGCGACGGGCAGAGGCTCGCGAGGATGCTCCAGGCGGAGTCCAAGCTCTTTGAGCTTCGGCGCCACGGGCCCATGTCGATCAACGCGCTTTCAATGCTTCTATCCAACCTGCTCTGGGAGTACCGGATATTCTATATCCAGGTCCTCGTAGGCGGAGTGGACAAGAGCGGGCCGAAGCTTTTCTCGCTCGACCCGGCCGGCGGGAGGATCACTGAGGTCAAGTTCTCGTCGACGGGCTCCGGCTCTCCGCTTGCCTATGGTGTCCTGGAGGACCGCTATAAGCAGGACATGAGCGTGGAGCAGGGCGTCGAGCTCGCCGCCAAGGCGCTCGAGTCCGCGATGAAGAGGGACTCGGCCTCGGGCAACGGAATGCAGTTCTGCGTTATCACGCCCGGGAAAGTTGAGATATTCGAGCGTGAAGTGGGCAAGCAAGTCTGTAACTCTTAA
- a CDS encoding ferredoxin-thioredoxin reductase catalytic domain-containing protein yields the protein MSDVDSLYEKLRHDAERRGYRLNPDEAFVKALIEGLVANAARYGYESCPCRLAAGKKDADLDIICPCDYRDSDINNYGACYCGLYVSEKVYKGEQALSSIPESRVPAELRVKADGGGAAVFGGNSYPVWRCKVCGYLCARDSPPDKCPICNVGKERFERFS from the coding sequence ATGAGTGACGTGGACTCGCTTTATGAGAAGCTTAGACATGATGCGGAGCGCCGGGGCTACCGGCTGAACCCGGATGAGGCCTTCGTGAAGGCCCTGATCGAGGGGCTTGTCGCTAACGCTGCGAGATACGGGTACGAGTCGTGCCCTTGCCGCCTTGCTGCTGGAAAAAAAGATGCCGACCTGGACATCATCTGTCCCTGCGACTACCGGGATTCGGACATTAACAATTATGGCGCCTGCTATTGTGGATTGTATGTATCTGAAAAGGTCTATAAGGGAGAGCAGGCGCTGAGTTCCATACCCGAGAGCCGGGTTCCCGCCGAGCTGCGCGTTAAGGCAGATGGCGGCGGCGCTGCTGTCTTTGGCGGCAACTCGTACCCGGTATGGCGGTGTAAGGTATGCGGTTATCTATGTGCAAGGGATTCGCCCCCTGATAAGTGCCCCATCTGCAACGTAGGAAAGGAGCGCTTCGAGCGCTTTAGCTGA
- a CDS encoding carboxypeptidase-like regulatory domain-containing protein: protein MGCVMRPGKWFFTVCMIAVLLLTSAGSTAQATCKIYGYVSYGGVPAGGATVTLAGPDSGQATTAENGYYEFVVTPGNYIVTAAYSGHSASRTYVVNGAEVRIDIDISTATPTPTPTPTPTVTPTPSHDPGGMVIRNESSSFIPMAPEFTVTPVPRPSSTPTPTPTIAPTPTPTPTPVHGLLSNLYIWLVIAMIAILIIAAAALIYLRK, encoded by the coding sequence ATGGGATGCGTCATGAGGCCGGGCAAGTGGTTCTTTACTGTTTGTATGATCGCAGTCCTATTATTGACTTCGGCCGGCTCGACCGCCCAGGCTACGTGTAAGATCTATGGCTATGTGAGCTATGGCGGCGTGCCCGCGGGCGGCGCCACCGTGACGCTGGCAGGCCCCGATTCCGGGCAGGCGACAACTGCCGAGAACGGGTATTACGAGTTCGTTGTCACCCCGGGCAACTACATCGTGACGGCCGCCTACAGCGGCCATTCGGCCTCTCGCACATATGTCGTGAACGGCGCCGAAGTCCGGATAGACATCGATATCTCCACGGCTACGCCTACGCCGACACCCACTCCCACTCCCACTGTCACCCCGACGCCCTCTCATGATCCCGGAGGCATGGTCATAAGAAATGAAAGCTCATCGTTCATACCGATGGCTCCCGAGTTCACCGTGACGCCCGTGCCAAGGCCTTCGTCCACGCCCACTCCCACGCCAACTATTGCGCCTACGCCTACGCCTACACCTACTCCGGTTCATGGATTGCTATCTAATCTTTATATATGGCTTGTTATAGCGATGATCGCCATATTGATCATAGCGGCGGCTGCACTAATTTATTTAAGAAAATAG
- a CDS encoding glutaredoxin family protein yields the protein MHVEHVDGKNNGTVMLYALSTCVWCKMTKKLITGLGVAFDYMFVDLLQGAEQEEAIAEIKKVNPSCSFPTLVVNGQCIVGYQEAKIREALK from the coding sequence ATGCACGTGGAACATGTCGATGGAAAGAATAACGGGACCGTTATGCTTTATGCGCTGAGCACCTGCGTCTGGTGCAAGATGACCAAGAAGCTGATCACCGGGCTGGGCGTGGCCTTCGATTATATGTTCGTCGACCTGCTCCAGGGCGCCGAGCAGGAAGAGGCCATAGCGGAGATCAAGAAGGTTAACCCGTCCTGCTCTTTCCCGACGCTCGTCGTGAACGGGCAGTGCATCGTGGGCTACCAGGAAGCGAAGATCCGTGAGGCCCTTAAATGA
- a CDS encoding DHHA1 domain-containing protein yields the protein MPAETVIFTHGDCDGICSGALALAAHEGAPVFFSNPVSILDDLDEAKDADRIVVCDIAINLPRARDIKNKVTKLSKKAEVIYIDHHPKPPRFNVSWLVHDTNSCAAQLTYERFRKSLDPDMSRVAIYGAIGDYKDQTPLAMELLKTWDSRSLYYEAGTIAQGIAIGRKDYDHKRDIVQLLSKNVLPSQIPSLAKNAIKASLMEEELRLRIEKSVVRLNSVSYVIDMDGFISKAAIYAHIYGGTCVGVAAEYLKSKDVYDVSIRAKGDCNLNVLVDMAARRCGGTGGGHPMAAGGRIPAACIMDFINDLDAMLGSRKK from the coding sequence ATGCCGGCTGAGACAGTCATCTTTACGCACGGCGATTGCGACGGCATCTGCAGCGGAGCCCTGGCCCTGGCCGCCCACGAGGGCGCGCCCGTATTCTTTTCGAACCCGGTCTCGATACTCGACGACCTGGACGAGGCGAAAGACGCCGACCGCATTGTCGTATGTGACATCGCCATCAACCTGCCCCGCGCGCGGGATATTAAAAACAAGGTCACAAAGCTCTCAAAAAAGGCGGAAGTGATCTATATAGATCACCATCCTAAGCCTCCCCGGTTTAACGTGAGCTGGCTGGTCCATGACACGAACTCGTGTGCGGCTCAGCTTACGTATGAGCGTTTCCGGAAGTCGCTCGACCCGGACATGAGCCGGGTGGCCATCTACGGCGCCATCGGCGACTACAAGGACCAGACCCCGCTCGCCATGGAATTGCTGAAGACCTGGGACAGCCGGAGCCTGTACTATGAGGCGGGCACGATCGCCCAGGGCATCGCCATAGGCCGCAAGGACTACGACCACAAGCGGGATATCGTTCAGCTACTCTCGAAGAACGTGCTCCCTTCCCAGATACCGTCACTGGCAAAGAACGCGATCAAGGCCTCCCTTATGGAGGAGGAGCTTCGGCTGCGCATTGAGAAAAGCGTTGTGAGGCTGAATAGCGTCTCGTACGTCATCGACATGGATGGCTTCATCTCCAAGGCGGCCATCTACGCTCACATTTATGGCGGCACGTGCGTGGGCGTGGCCGCCGAATACCTGAAGAGCAAGGACGTTTATGACGTCAGCATCCGGGCAAAGGGGGACTGCAACCTCAACGTGCTCGTCGATATGGCCGCCCGGCGCTGCGGCGGGACCGGCGGCGGCCATCCCATGGCCGCGGGCGGGCGCATACCTGCCGCCTGCATCATGGACTTCATCAACGACCTGGATGCAATGCTTGGCTCTCGAAAAAAATGA
- a CDS encoding pyridoxamine 5'-phosphate oxidase family protein, with the protein MTQKRAMMPGTRFLPELNTEEMHRLLDDVRVGRLGLNDEPQPYIVPTDFGFKDGLIYIHSPAEGKKTALARKDPHVCFEVDRYNDDVTEYQSIIIRGDIEEVLDVAEKREAMRLMAKKAVRSGGWKAHANGGTGMGSITVFKIHIKEMTGIKSPNGGHP; encoded by the coding sequence TTGACGCAAAAGAGGGCCATGATGCCAGGAACACGATTTTTACCGGAGCTCAACACAGAGGAAATGCACAGGCTTCTCGACGACGTACGGGTAGGCCGGCTCGGGCTCAACGACGAGCCCCAGCCATATATCGTCCCGACCGATTTTGGGTTCAAGGACGGCTTAATTTACATCCATTCGCCCGCAGAAGGGAAGAAGACGGCGCTGGCCCGTAAAGACCCCCACGTCTGCTTTGAAGTAGACAGGTATAACGACGATGTTACCGAGTACCAGAGCATCATTATCAGGGGCGATATCGAGGAAGTCCTCGACGTGGCCGAGAAGCGGGAGGCCATGCGCCTGATGGCTAAAAAGGCAGTGCGCTCGGGCGGGTGGAAGGCCCACGCGAACGGGGGCACCGGCATGGGCTCCATAACGGTCTTCAAGATCCACATAAAAGAGATGACCGGGATCAAGTCGCCTAACGGCGGCCATCCCTAG
- a CDS encoding beta-CASP ribonuclease aCPSF1 translates to MGIEDVLSDLKKKIQDKLPKGITISDLEFEGPELVIYTVDPKAFADNGDIIRSLAKDLRMRLVVRPDPRMLAEPELAIKKIAEIVPAESGVTNHYFDTETGEVIIEAEKPGLVIGRHGSTLREITKHIGWTPKVVRTPPIESTTVRDIRRYLRNVKDERKAILQVIGKKIHRPITSKEQWIRITTLGGCKEVGRSSFLLSTPETRILIDCGVSTGAEANGTPYLYVPEVSPLSNIDAVVLTHAHLDHCGMIPLLYKYGYEGPVYMTPPTRDLMALLQLDYIEVANREGKRPPYESAMIRETLKHTITLNYGDVTDIAPDIRLTFYNSGHILGSAIAHFHVGEGLYNVAFSGDFKYEKTRLFDPAVNQFPRIETMVMESTYGGMHDMQPSRREAEIDLQNIIRRTLQRGGKALVPTFAVGRSQEVMIVLEEAIRKGIIDNVPVYLDGMIWEATAIHTTYPEYLNVELQDMIFHKGQNPFLSSSFVQVDSQQKRQSILADPSPCIVLATSGMMNGGPVMEYFKQYGADKRNTLIFVGYQAEGTMGRRIQKGWTEIPMSTEGRTDVMRVEMEVATVDGFSGHSDRRQLMEWVKRMDPRPERIITNHGDENKCLDLASSIYKKYKHETKSPMNLETIRLI, encoded by the coding sequence ATGGGAATCGAAGACGTTTTATCTGACCTGAAGAAAAAAATTCAGGATAAGCTGCCTAAAGGCATCACGATATCGGACCTCGAGTTCGAGGGGCCCGAGCTGGTCATATACACGGTGGACCCGAAGGCGTTCGCCGACAACGGGGACATCATAAGGTCGCTCGCGAAGGACCTTCGCATGCGCCTTGTCGTCCGGCCTGACCCCAGGATGCTCGCGGAGCCCGAGCTCGCGATAAAGAAGATCGCCGAGATCGTGCCCGCCGAATCGGGCGTTACGAACCACTACTTTGACACGGAGACCGGAGAGGTCATCATCGAGGCGGAGAAGCCGGGGCTGGTCATCGGCCGCCATGGCTCAACGCTGCGCGAAATAACCAAGCACATCGGCTGGACGCCGAAGGTCGTGCGCACCCCGCCAATCGAGTCGACCACTGTCCGGGACATCCGGCGCTACTTACGCAACGTAAAGGATGAGAGAAAGGCTATTTTACAGGTCATTGGGAAGAAGATCCACAGGCCCATAACAAGCAAGGAGCAGTGGATCCGCATCACTACCCTGGGCGGCTGCAAAGAAGTAGGTAGGAGCTCGTTTTTGCTGAGCACGCCAGAAACTCGTATACTGATCGACTGCGGCGTCAGCACTGGCGCCGAGGCGAATGGCACGCCATACTTATACGTGCCCGAGGTCAGCCCGCTGAGCAACATCGACGCGGTCGTGCTCACGCACGCGCACCTGGACCACTGCGGCATGATACCCCTGCTCTACAAGTACGGGTATGAGGGGCCGGTCTACATGACCCCGCCCACCAGGGACCTGATGGCGTTATTGCAGCTGGACTACATCGAGGTGGCCAACCGTGAAGGTAAGAGGCCGCCCTATGAGTCCGCGATGATCCGTGAGACGCTGAAGCACACGATCACCCTGAACTACGGGGACGTGACGGATATCGCCCCGGACATACGGCTGACGTTCTACAACTCGGGCCACATCCTGGGAAGCGCTATCGCGCACTTCCACGTGGGCGAAGGGTTATATAACGTCGCGTTCTCGGGCGACTTCAAGTACGAGAAGACCCGCCTGTTCGACCCGGCCGTGAACCAGTTCCCCCGGATCGAGACCATGGTCATGGAGTCCACTTACGGAGGCATGCACGACATGCAGCCGTCCCGGCGGGAGGCGGAGATCGACCTGCAGAACATCATCCGCAGGACCCTGCAGCGGGGCGGGAAGGCGCTTGTCCCCACGTTCGCTGTCGGGCGTTCCCAGGAGGTCATGATCGTCCTGGAGGAGGCCATAAGGAAGGGTATCATCGACAACGTGCCCGTGTATCTTGACGGCATGATCTGGGAGGCCACGGCCATCCACACCACGTATCCGGAGTACCTGAACGTGGAGCTGCAGGACATGATCTTCCACAAGGGCCAGAACCCGTTCCTGTCGTCTTCGTTCGTGCAGGTGGACTCGCAGCAGAAGAGGCAGTCCATACTGGCGGACCCGTCGCCGTGCATCGTCCTGGCGACGTCGGGCATGATGAACGGCGGCCCCGTGATGGAGTACTTCAAGCAGTACGGCGCCGATAAGCGGAACACGCTCATCTTCGTCGGCTACCAGGCCGAGGGCACCATGGGCCGGCGCATCCAGAAGGGCTGGACGGAGATCCCCATGTCCACCGAAGGCAGGACCGACGTCATGAGAGTGGAGATGGAAGTCGCCACTGTCGATGGCTTCTCGGGTCACTCGGACCGCCGCCAGCTTATGGAGTGGGTGAAGCGGATGGATCCGCGGCCGGAGCGCATTATCACGAACCATGGCGACGAGAATAAGTGCCTGGATCTTGCTAGCTCGATCTACAAGAAGTATAAGCACGAGACCAAGTCGCCAATGAACTTGGAGACTATACGTCTTATTTAA
- the mtnP gene encoding S-methyl-5'-thioadenosine phosphorylase has translation MPRTAVIGGTGFYDMAQAALKEKKAVDTKYGRVIVSIYQAGGEEFAFLPRHSEGHTRAPHTVNYRANIMALKQLGVERIIGVCSVGSLRKHIKPGDFVLVDQFLDFTKSRPSTFFDEEGHVVHTNVTEPYCAEMRECIAEAMPLKHRLHKKGTYVCAEGPRFETAAEIRMFAALGGDVVGMTGVPECVLARELGICYACIAVVTNYAAGISDEPVSHEEVLEEMEKLRKTIQGFVIRCLPSIPEKTGCGCKDACH, from the coding sequence ATGCCTCGGACGGCCGTCATCGGCGGCACTGGATTTTACGATATGGCGCAGGCCGCGCTTAAGGAAAAGAAGGCCGTCGACACGAAGTACGGCCGTGTGATCGTTTCGATTTATCAGGCTGGCGGCGAGGAGTTCGCTTTCCTACCGAGGCACAGCGAAGGCCATACGCGCGCACCGCACACGGTGAATTACCGGGCTAACATAATGGCTCTAAAGCAATTGGGCGTGGAGCGCATCATCGGAGTCTGCTCGGTGGGCAGCCTCCGGAAGCACATCAAGCCAGGCGACTTCGTGCTCGTCGACCAGTTCCTTGACTTCACGAAGTCGAGGCCCTCGACCTTTTTCGACGAGGAGGGCCACGTCGTCCACACGAACGTCACCGAGCCCTACTGTGCCGAGATGCGGGAATGCATTGCCGAAGCGATGCCGCTCAAGCACAGGCTGCATAAGAAGGGCACATATGTCTGTGCGGAGGGCCCCCGGTTCGAGACGGCGGCCGAGATACGCATGTTCGCCGCCCTGGGCGGGGATGTCGTGGGGATGACCGGCGTGCCCGAGTGTGTCCTGGCCCGGGAGCTGGGCATTTGCTATGCCTGTATCGCCGTGGTCACGAACTACGCTGCCGGCATCAGCGACGAGCCCGTGTCCCACGAGGAAGTCCTCGAGGAGATGGAAAAACTGCGTAAGACGATCCAGGGCTTCGTCATTCGATGCTTACCATCGATCCCCGAAAAGACGGGCTGCGGCTGTAAGGACGCCTGCCACTAG